In the Sarcophilus harrisii chromosome 1, mSarHar1.11, whole genome shotgun sequence genome, one interval contains:
- the LOC100922880 gene encoding P2X purinoceptor 7, translated as MQAVKKPPVLMARKGLKDWCYSTGLFSIQTEKAVTIQNIWYGSVKWAIFVIIIIYICFCLWSEKLYQRKEPLISSVHTKVKGIAEVTVGNKTRVFDPADYTFSLKGNSFFVITNFLTTEGQMQGICPEFPTNQTCCSSDKDCEKGRTDPLSKGIQTGKCVKYNVTKDHPKIQDLPDVCKHQKTCEVSTWCPTEARKKTPQPAVLASAENFTVLIKNSIHFPGFNYGTRNILPETNIYCTFHKTLRPDCPIFRLGDVLQETGANFSSVAVHGGIVGIEIYWDCNLDAWFHSCSPKYSFRRLEDTMILKSSDPENSWLASVLSGSFRYAKYYMENGIEKRTLIKAFGIRFDILVFGTGRKFDIIQLVVYIGSTLSYFGLATVLINFLIQMYTNKCCRSWLYPTCKVCESCSINEYYYEKKYETIGQPIPTSRYVSFVDEPYIRLVNQDSLMESLQDMEGKKISRPQKDFKDLDKMSPPSHPDTSPSSVEIQLLNKEPSPPSHSRTEWCCCGHCRPSQLPESNKCQEELCCRRREGPCITTSALFEELVLSRTTLRSILLYQEPFLEMDSDALNDRLRHCAYGRYIDWRFGSKDMADLAILPSCCRWKIREHFPKQDGKYTGFRNPNGHKQSWSGLTLRDHSFRDSPV; from the exons ATGCAGGCAGTCAAGAAACCCCCTGTCCTGATGGCAAGGAAGGGCCTAAAGGATTGGTGCTATTCTACTGGTCTGTTCAGTATTCAGACTGAGAAAGCTGTTACGATTCAGAACATCTGGTATGGGAGTGTGAAGTGGGCCATTTTTGTGATCATCATCATCTACATTTG CTTTTGTCTGTGGAGTGAGAAATTGTATCAGCGCAAGGAACCTCTGATCAGCTCCGTGCACACCAAAGTTAAAGGAATAGCAGAGGTGACTGTAGGGAATAAGACCAGAGTGTTTGACCCAGCAGATTACACCTTTTCCTTGAAG GGAAATTCATTCTTTGTGATCACCAACTTTCTAACTACAGAAGGCCAGATGCAGGGGATTTGTCCAGAG TTTCCCACCAACCAGACTTGCTGTTCTTCGGATAAAGATTGCGAAAAGGGGAGGACTGATCCACTGAGCAAAG GGATTCAAACGGGAAAATGTGTAAAATATAATGTGACCAAGGACCACCCAAAGATCCAAGACCTCCCAGATGTTTGTAAGCACCAAAAGACCTGCGAAGTCTCTACCTGGTGTCCTACAGAGGCAAGAAAGAAGACTCCTCA GCCGGCAGTCCTGGCCAGTGCTGAAAACTTTACCGTCCTCATAAAGAACAGCATTCACTTCCCAGGGTTCAACTATGGCAC AAGAAATATCCTGCCTGAAACGAACATTTACTGTACATTTCACAAGACCCTCAGACCAGACTGTCCAATTTTCCGGTTGGGAGATGTTTTACAGGAAACAGGGGCCAATTTTTCATCTGTGGCCGTTCAT gGTGGAATTGTGGGCATTGAGATCTACTGGGACTGTAACCTAGATGCTTGGTTCCACTCCTGCAGCCCCAAATATAGTTTCCGTCGCCTGGAAGATACAATGATCTTGAAGTCTTCGGACCCAGAGAATAGTTGGTTAGCTTCAGTTTTATCAGGATCTTTCAG ATATGCCAAATATTATATGGAAAATGGTATAGAAAAACGAACTCTCATCAAAGCTTTTGGGATCCGATTTGACATTCTAGTTTTCGGCACA ggaagaaaatttgATATTATTCAACTGGTTGTGTACATTGGGTCCACCCTCTCCTACTTTGGTTTG gCCACAGTGTTGATTAACTTTCTTATTCAGATGTACACAAACAAATGCTGTCGATCTTGGCTTTATCCTACTTGTAAGGTCTGTGAGTCCTGTTCTATCAATGAATACTActatgaaaagaaatatgaaaccATTGGCCAGCCTATACCG ACATCAAGGTATGTTTCCTTTGTGGATGAGCCATACATTAGGCTGGTAAATCAAGATTCACTAATGGAAAGTTTGCAAGATATGGAGGGTAAAAAAATTTCA AGACCTCAGAAGGATTTCAAAGACTTGGACAAGATGTCCCCCCCGTCACACCCTGACACCAGCCCCAGCTCTGTAGAAATTCAACTCCTTAATAAAGAGCCAAGTCCTCCATCCCATTCCAGGACTGAATGGTGCTGCTGTGGGCACTGCCGCCCGTCCCAACTCCCAGAGAGCAACAAGTGTCAGGAGGAGCTGTGCTGCCGCAGGAGGGAGGGTCCCTGTATCACCACCTCGGCCCTCTTTGAGGAGCTGGTCCTCTCTAGGACCACCCTGCGCTCCATCTTGCTCTACCAAGAACCCTTCCTGGAGATGGATTCAGATGCCCTGAACGACCGGCTCCGGCACTGTGCCTACGGGCGCTACATCGACTGGCGCTTTGGGTCCAAGGACATGGCTGACCTTGCCATCCTGCCCAGCTGCTGCCGGTGGAAGATCCGGGAACACTTTCCCAAGCAGGATGGAAAGTACACTGGCTTCAGGAATCCTAACGGACACAAACAGTCCTGGAGTGGGCTAACTCTTAGAGATCATTCTTTTAGGGACTCACCCGTCTAA